The following is a genomic window from Chloroflexota bacterium.
GCACGCCCTTGAACATAGATTCGATGCCCTTTTGGGAGTCAGGCCACGAGGTGTCACTATGGGGGTAGTCAGAGGACCACATGAAGTTATCCACGCCCACCCATTGGCGCACCTGGACGCCGATGTGGTCTACGATGAAGCTGGCGAAGCAATTCCTGCGCCATTGCTCGCTGGGCTTGGTGGTGATGACGGCCTTGGTCCAGAAGCGGTGGCGCTCAAAGACCTGGTCGCAGCGCTCCAGCATGTATGGGATCCAGCCGACATTCCCTTCGATGTGGCCCAGGCGGAGCTTGGGGAAGCGCTCATAGAGGCCGGACCAGAGGAGTTCCGCCGCCAGATGGAACTGCGTAATGGCACCGATGGAGAGCCAGGCGCCGGTCTTGGGCATGCCTTCGTACGGCAGCCTTTCGCCTCTGACGGTGATGCCTTCGCGAGCGTGGAAGTGGAGGGGGAAGCCCAGATCAACCGCGGTCTTCCATAGCGGGTCCCAGTACGGGTCGCCGTAGGGCTTGATGTTCTGCGTGGTGGGAAGCACGGCCCCAACATGGCCCAGCTGCTTGATGCGCTTCAATTCGGAGATGGCGCCTTCAATCTCAAAGATGGGGACGAAGCCGATGCCGAAGAGCCGCTTGGGCTGGGCTTTGCAGAAATCGGCAAGCCAATCGTTATAGGCCCTGTAAAGCTCAAAACGGAAGGGGATATCATCGGACTGGCCGGGAGGCCCGCCGCCGTAGAGTACCTCCGCCGCCACGCCATCCATATCCTGGTCCTTCATGCGCTTGTTGGGATCCCAGCCGCCTGGGCGCGCGTTGGTCTCTTTGATGCGGTCGCTAAAGTCTCGCGGGTCGCGGCCGGCCATGGCCGCCAGGCCCTGGAGGGGGGTGCGCTTGCCTTCAAAGACGACGACATCGCCTTCCGGGGTCTTTTCCACCTTAGGCGCGCGAGACTTATATTTCGCAGGCAAGCGGGTTGCCCAGTCTTCATGGGGGACGTTGACATGGGAGTCAGCGGAGATCACAAGTTCTTTTGTCGGCATCTAGCCCTCCGTGGCGCGGATACATTAGTGAGCGAGGCATCCATATGATACACGATGAGAAAAGCCTAGCCACAGTCGAGGTCCAGCAGGGTCAGCGACCTTTGAACCTCGGCTCACGCTTTTCAATGAAGGCCTGGGTGCTCTCCTTGAAGTCCTCAGTGCCGAAGCAGAGCTTTTGATAGTGGGTCTCCAGGTCCAGGTGCGGCACAAGGTCGCTCTGCATGCCGCGCCAGACGGCTTTCTTGGTCAGCTCAGCGGCGATGGGCGGCATCCTGGCGATCTTGCGCGCCAGCTCCAGGGTCACAGGCATAAGTTGATCGGCGGGGACGACTTTGTTGAAGAGGCCGAGCCGCTCCGCCTCCGGCGCTTCTATCCAATCGCCGGTAAGCATCAGATCAAGGGCCTTTGCGGGGCCAAGGGTGCGGGGCAGGAGCCACGTGACGCCGCTGGCGGGGGTGAGGCCGCGCTTGATGAACATGGTGCTGAGACGCGCCGTGTCCGAGCCGATGCGGAAGTCCGCGGCCATGGCGAGGGCGAAGCCCGCGCCTGCCGCGACGCCGTTGATGGCGCCGATGACGGGACGCGGGAATTCGCGGAAGGGCAGGATGAGGCCGGTAGAGGACTGGGTGATTTTGCGGCGGCTGATGGCGCTGTCCTTGGCAGTGGGG
Proteins encoded in this region:
- a CDS encoding amidohydrolase, giving the protein MPTKELVISADSHVNVPHEDWATRLPAKYKSRAPKVEKTPEGDVVVFEGKRTPLQGLAAMAGRDPRDFSDRIKETNARPGGWDPNKRMKDQDMDGVAAEVLYGGGPPGQSDDIPFRFELYRAYNDWLADFCKAQPKRLFGIGFVPIFEIEGAISELKRIKQLGHVGAVLPTTQNIKPYGDPYWDPLWKTAVDLGFPLHFHAREGITVRGERLPYEGMPKTGAWLSIGAITQFHLAAELLWSGLYERFPKLRLGHIEGNVGWIPYMLERCDQVFERHRFWTKAVITTKPSEQWRRNCFASFIVDHIGVQVRQWVGVDNFMWSSDYPHSDTSWPDSQKGIESMFKGVPKQDREKILAKNAVKLYHLPY